In Pseudomonas sp. DNDY-54, a genomic segment contains:
- a CDS encoding alpha-amylase yields the protein MRPLPPLSPSILALCFGLLAPVIQAEPQFPIRLGGQPLTPSWESLADDRFETELELPEGVLQLGAGATEHEPLKPFQRHDLKPGSNYHFKVTKPGRYRLLVQTGEDANLRLLPIRQESKPVEHACRPWNGEAVQVPVAGVFDNGQRLRDAYSGNTATVQNGKVELMPAPESNGLLLIEAADAPSKQPRDWRNATVYFTLTDRFANGDPSNDRSYGREPDGAQEIGTFHGGDLKGLTGKLDYLSELGVDALWISAPYEQIHGWVGGGDKGDFRHYAYHGYYALDYTQLDANMGSEADLRELIAGAHARGIRVLFDVVLNHAGYSTLADMQNLGFGALRDGMAQYLPERWTDWQPEPYENLHAYHNLIDYDHPAWSRWWGKEWVRAGIADYPAPPSVLVDPVKGSLAFLPDFRTESESPVGLPEFLRHKRPTRAVERDGYRVRDYLNEWLTTWVREFGVDGFRADTVMHVEPEAWAALRQHADRARQAWSDANPDDPMAGEPFWMVGEVFGHGPETSDYQANGFDALINFAFQEEIAGTASDCLRRADKSYGHYAELLAQNPGHNFMSYASSHDTSLFSAQHDNDLQRQHGLASALLLSPGAVQIYYGDESARAFGPTGSDPYQGTRSDMNWDDHAKPEVDALIRHWQRLGQFRARHPAIGAGSHRQLSESPYAFARQHGDDRIIVVQAR from the coding sequence ATGCGCCCTCTGCCGCCCCTTAGTCCATCTATCCTAGCCCTTTGTTTCGGTCTGCTCGCACCCGTTATACAAGCGGAACCGCAATTCCCGATTCGACTGGGCGGTCAGCCACTAACGCCGTCATGGGAAAGCCTGGCCGACGATCGCTTCGAGACGGAGCTAGAGCTGCCCGAAGGCGTGCTACAGCTGGGCGCCGGCGCGACTGAACATGAGCCGCTCAAACCGTTTCAGCGACATGATCTGAAACCCGGCAGCAACTACCATTTCAAGGTGACGAAGCCGGGCCGCTACCGCCTGCTGGTGCAGACCGGCGAGGACGCCAACCTGCGACTGCTGCCGATCCGCCAGGAGAGCAAGCCGGTCGAACACGCGTGCCGCCCGTGGAATGGCGAAGCCGTACAGGTGCCGGTCGCCGGTGTGTTCGACAACGGTCAGCGGTTGCGCGACGCCTACAGCGGTAATACCGCAACCGTGCAGAACGGCAAGGTCGAACTGATGCCGGCACCGGAGAGCAACGGCTTGCTGCTGATTGAGGCGGCTGACGCGCCTTCAAAGCAGCCACGTGACTGGCGTAACGCGACCGTCTATTTCACCCTCACGGATCGCTTCGCCAACGGCGACCCGAGCAACGACCGCAGCTATGGCCGAGAGCCTGACGGTGCGCAGGAGATCGGCACCTTTCACGGCGGCGATCTCAAGGGCCTGACCGGCAAGCTCGACTATCTGTCCGAGCTGGGTGTGGACGCACTCTGGATAAGCGCGCCTTACGAACAAATCCACGGGTGGGTCGGTGGCGGCGACAAAGGCGACTTCCGCCATTACGCCTACCACGGCTACTACGCGCTGGATTACACCCAGCTGGATGCCAACATGGGCAGCGAGGCCGACCTTCGCGAACTCATCGCCGGTGCCCATGCGCGCGGTATTCGTGTGTTGTTCGATGTAGTGCTCAACCACGCCGGCTATTCCACGCTCGCAGATATGCAAAACCTAGGATTCGGCGCCCTGCGCGACGGCATGGCGCAATACCTGCCGGAGCGCTGGACAGACTGGCAGCCGGAGCCCTACGAGAACCTGCACGCCTACCACAACCTGATCGACTACGATCACCCGGCCTGGTCACGCTGGTGGGGCAAGGAGTGGGTGCGCGCCGGCATAGCCGACTACCCTGCTCCACCAAGCGTCTTGGTGGACCCGGTAAAAGGCTCGCTGGCGTTCTTGCCGGACTTTCGCACCGAGTCAGAGAGCCCGGTCGGCCTCCCTGAATTCCTTCGCCACAAGCGGCCCACCCGCGCCGTCGAGCGTGACGGCTACCGGGTGCGTGACTACCTCAACGAATGGCTGACGACCTGGGTGCGTGAGTTCGGCGTCGATGGTTTTCGTGCCGACACCGTCATGCATGTCGAACCGGAAGCCTGGGCAGCGCTGCGCCAGCACGCAGACCGGGCGCGCCAAGCGTGGTCCGACGCCAATCCGGACGACCCGATGGCGGGCGAGCCGTTCTGGATGGTGGGTGAAGTCTTCGGTCACGGGCCGGAAACCAGCGACTATCAGGCCAACGGTTTCGATGCACTGATCAACTTTGCCTTCCAGGAGGAAATAGCCGGCACTGCCAGCGATTGCCTGCGCCGCGCCGACAAGAGCTACGGGCACTACGCGGAGCTGCTGGCGCAGAATCCGGGGCATAACTTCATGAGCTACGCCTCATCCCACGACACGTCCCTGTTCTCAGCCCAGCACGACAACGACCTGCAGCGCCAGCATGGCCTCGCCAGCGCCTTGCTGCTGAGCCCAGGCGCGGTGCAGATCTATTACGGCGACGAAAGCGCACGCGCTTTCGGGCCTACAGGCTCCGACCCCTATCAGGGCACCCGCTCGGACATGAACTGGGACGATCACGCCAAGCCGGAAGTCGACGCGCTGATCCGGCATTGGCAGCGCCTCGGTCAGTTCCGCGCACGCCATCCCGCAATCGGTGCGGGCAGCCACCGGCAACTGTCCGAGTCGCCTTACGCCTTCGCTCGCCAGCACGGCGACGACCGGATCATCGTGGTACAGGCTCGCTGA
- the malE gene encoding maltose/maltodextrin ABC transporter substrate-binding protein MalE produces the protein MNKKLFAAAAIGLSATLSLPLSVQAAIEEGKLVVWINGDKGYKGLAKVGEKFTEETGIPVEVAHPDAATDKFQQAAATGNGPDIFIWAHDRLGEWAQSGLITPVTPSAKSQNEVADFAWEAVSYNGKQWGYPIAVEAPALIYNKALVPTPPKTFDEVFSIHKELAADGKRAILWDYNNTYFTWALLAANGGYAFADTDSGYDVSKTGVNNEGAKQGAMVLKALIDQGVMPKGADYSAAEAAFNKGESAMFISGPWAWSNIRKSGIDFGVAPIPAVGDSPSKPFSGVMAATLNAASPNQALAVEFLENYLLQVEGLKAVNADVALGAVVNKEYMAELSGDPMIKATFESAQQGRPMPNIPQMGVFWSAMEPALTNITSGRQTVDAALDDAAKRIVK, from the coding sequence ATGAATAAAAAGCTGTTTGCAGCGGCCGCGATCGGTCTCTCCGCCACCCTGAGCCTGCCGCTGTCCGTCCAGGCCGCCATCGAAGAAGGCAAGCTGGTTGTCTGGATAAATGGCGACAAGGGCTACAAAGGGCTGGCCAAGGTCGGCGAGAAGTTCACCGAAGAAACCGGTATTCCCGTTGAGGTTGCGCATCCCGACGCTGCCACTGACAAGTTCCAGCAAGCAGCGGCCACAGGCAACGGACCGGACATTTTTATCTGGGCGCATGATCGCCTCGGTGAATGGGCACAAAGCGGGCTGATCACCCCGGTCACGCCCAGCGCCAAGAGCCAGAACGAAGTGGCTGATTTCGCCTGGGAAGCGGTGAGCTATAACGGCAAGCAGTGGGGCTACCCCATCGCGGTGGAAGCACCGGCGTTGATCTATAACAAGGCCCTGGTGCCGACGCCGCCGAAGACCTTTGACGAAGTTTTCTCCATCCACAAGGAACTCGCCGCTGACGGTAAGCGAGCGATCCTCTGGGATTACAACAACACCTACTTCACCTGGGCCTTGCTGGCTGCCAACGGCGGTTATGCATTCGCTGACACCGACTCGGGTTATGACGTCAGCAAGACCGGCGTGAACAATGAAGGCGCCAAGCAGGGCGCGATGGTGCTCAAAGCGCTTATCGACCAGGGCGTCATGCCCAAGGGCGCGGACTACAGCGCGGCTGAAGCAGCTTTCAACAAGGGCGAATCGGCAATGTTCATCAGCGGGCCCTGGGCATGGTCGAACATCCGCAAGAGCGGAATCGACTTCGGCGTTGCGCCCATTCCGGCGGTAGGTGACAGCCCGAGTAAGCCGTTCTCCGGCGTGATGGCCGCAACCCTCAACGCGGCCAGCCCGAATCAGGCGTTGGCGGTTGAGTTTCTGGAGAACTACCTGCTCCAGGTCGAAGGTCTGAAAGCAGTAAACGCCGATGTAGCGCTGGGCGCTGTGGTGAACAAGGAATACATGGCCGAGCTGTCGGGTGATCCGATGATCAAGGCCACCTTCGAAAGCGCCCAGCAGGGTCGTCCGATGCCGAACATTCCGCAGATGGGCGTGTTCTGGTCGGCCATGGAGCCTGCGCTGACGAACATCACCTCCGGTCGCCAAACCGTGGATGCCGCCCTGGATGACGCCGCCAAACGCATCGTCAAGTAA
- the malF gene encoding maltose ABC transporter permease MalF, with translation MSAVNVPVEIPRRAVPKLSVPKMPAAMRWGLWLLCNAFALYLIIALYAQGQTVFALLGLVVAGIASFVFISRRAYAHRYIFPAVAGMLVFVIFPLLYTVGIGFTNYSGTNLLSFEQARGYHLSQTHLAGERYGFSLHQNDDGEMRLSVDKGEQGVWVSAPLQGELQQGEPLELSPVGEVDDLGKALPLREVIRLRNQLEQWVLLGNEGQLLRLYGLREVAAVEPLYRPEEDGSLVNNQTGERLTANDDIGFYVDAEGQRVAPGYTVYAGWSNFAKVLTDPKIRGPFLQIFVWTVCFAALTVVFTLAVGLVLASLLQWDMVRGKAFYRLMLILPYAVPAFISILVFKGLFNQSFGEINLMLDSLFGIRPAWFSDPTLARSMILLVNTWLGYPYMLLLCMGLLQAIPRDLYEASAMDGASPLDNLLKITLPLLIKPLAPLLIASFAFNFNNFVLITLLTRGGPDILGTTTPAGTTDLLVSYTYRIAFQDSGQNFALAAAIATLIFIVVGAMAWLNLKLSKVKV, from the coding sequence ATGTCCGCCGTGAATGTTCCCGTCGAGATACCCCGCCGAGCCGTGCCCAAGCTGTCGGTCCCTAAGATGCCCGCCGCGATGCGGTGGGGCCTGTGGCTGTTATGCAACGCTTTTGCCCTGTACCTGATCATTGCCTTGTATGCCCAGGGACAGACCGTGTTCGCCCTGCTCGGACTGGTGGTGGCGGGTATCGCCAGCTTTGTGTTCATCAGCCGCCGTGCCTACGCCCACCGCTACATATTTCCTGCCGTGGCGGGCATGCTGGTGTTTGTCATCTTTCCGCTGCTCTACACCGTAGGGATCGGCTTTACCAACTACAGCGGTACCAATCTGCTGAGCTTCGAACAAGCGCGGGGCTATCACCTCAGCCAGACTCATTTGGCAGGCGAGCGGTATGGGTTCAGCCTGCATCAGAATGATGACGGCGAGATGCGTCTGAGCGTCGACAAGGGCGAGCAGGGCGTCTGGGTGTCGGCACCGCTGCAAGGCGAGCTACAGCAGGGCGAGCCCTTGGAACTGAGCCCGGTTGGTGAGGTGGACGACCTGGGCAAGGCCTTGCCGCTGCGCGAGGTGATTCGTCTGCGCAACCAGCTCGAACAGTGGGTATTGCTCGGCAACGAAGGCCAACTGCTGCGCCTGTATGGCCTGCGTGAGGTGGCGGCGGTCGAGCCGCTGTATCGCCCAGAAGAAGACGGCTCGCTGGTAAACAACCAGACCGGTGAGCGCCTGACGGCAAACGATGACATCGGATTCTACGTCGATGCCGAAGGTCAGCGCGTCGCCCCGGGGTACACCGTCTACGCCGGCTGGAGCAACTTTGCGAAAGTGCTGACCGATCCGAAGATCCGTGGCCCGTTTCTGCAGATCTTCGTCTGGACCGTATGTTTCGCCGCATTGACCGTGGTTTTCACGCTTGCCGTGGGTTTGGTGCTGGCCAGCTTGCTGCAGTGGGACATGGTGCGCGGCAAAGCCTTTTACCGCTTGATGTTGATCCTGCCGTATGCCGTTCCGGCGTTCATCTCGATCCTGGTGTTTAAAGGTCTGTTCAATCAGAGCTTCGGCGAGATCAATCTGATGCTCGACAGCCTGTTCGGCATACGCCCGGCCTGGTTCAGCGATCCGACGCTGGCGCGCAGCATGATCCTGCTGGTGAACACCTGGCTCGGTTACCCCTACATGTTGCTGTTGTGCATGGGGCTGCTGCAGGCGATTCCGCGTGATCTGTATGAAGCCTCGGCGATGGACGGCGCGTCGCCGCTGGACAACCTCCTGAAGATCACGTTGCCGTTGCTGATCAAGCCTCTGGCGCCGCTGCTGATCGCCAGCTTCGCCTTCAACTTCAACAATTTCGTCCTCATCACGCTGCTGACCCGCGGGGGGCCGGACATTCTGGGCACTACCACGCCGGCCGGGACGACCGATCTGCTGGTCAGTTACACCTACCGCATCGCCTTTCAGGATTCCGGGCAGAACTTTGCCCTGGCTGCCGCCATCGCCACGCTGATCTTTATCGTCGTCGGTGCCATGGCCTGGCTGAACCTGAAGCTTTCCAAGGTCAAGGTCTGA
- the malG gene encoding maltose ABC transporter permease MalG, giving the protein MAMVQPKSVKYRIWMTHAALLAFVALIVFPLLMVVSISFREGNFATGSLFPESPTLEHWSLALGIPYVHENGAVSNPPFPVLTWLWNSIKIALISSVLILMLSTTSAYAFARLRFGGKGPILKGMLIFQMFPPVLTLVAIYALFDQLGEHVSWLGVNTHGAVIIASLGGMALHIWTIKGYFESIDGSLEEAAIVDGATTWQAFVHILLPMSVPILAVVFILAFITSITEYPIASVLLMDVDKLTLSVGAQQYLYDQNYLWGDFAAAAVLSGLPITAVFLYCQKWIVGGLTAGGVKG; this is encoded by the coding sequence ATGGCCATGGTTCAACCGAAATCCGTCAAATACCGCATCTGGATGACTCACGCGGCACTGCTCGCCTTTGTCGCGCTGATCGTGTTTCCGCTGCTGATGGTGGTGTCGATCTCGTTCCGCGAGGGCAACTTCGCCACCGGTAGCCTCTTCCCGGAAAGCCCGACCCTGGAGCATTGGTCGTTGGCGCTGGGGATTCCCTACGTGCATGAGAACGGCGCAGTCAGCAACCCGCCATTCCCCGTGCTCACCTGGCTATGGAACTCGATCAAGATCGCGCTGATCAGCTCCGTGCTGATTCTCATGCTCTCCACTACGAGCGCTTACGCCTTCGCCCGGCTGCGCTTCGGCGGCAAGGGCCCGATCCTCAAGGGCATGCTGATTTTCCAGATGTTCCCGCCGGTGCTGACGCTGGTGGCCATTTATGCCTTGTTCGATCAGCTCGGCGAGCACGTTAGCTGGCTCGGCGTGAACACCCATGGCGCGGTGATCATCGCCTCGCTGGGCGGGATGGCGCTGCACATCTGGACCATCAAGGGCTATTTCGAAAGCATTGACGGCTCGCTGGAAGAGGCGGCGATTGTCGACGGTGCCACCACCTGGCAAGCCTTCGTGCACATTTTGCTGCCCATGAGCGTGCCGATCCTGGCAGTGGTGTTCATTCTCGCCTTCATCACCAGCATCACCGAATACCCGATTGCCTCGGTGCTGTTGATGGACGTGGACAAGCTCACGCTGTCGGTCGGTGCCCAGCAATACCTCTACGACCAGAACTACCTCTGGGGCGACTTCGCTGCGGCGGCGGTTCTCTCAGGCCTGCCCATCACAGCTGTGTTCCTCTACTGCCAGAAGTGGATCGTTGGCGGGCTGACCGCCGGTGGGGTGAAAGGCTAG
- the malT gene encoding HTH-type transcriptional regulator MalT: MNAAIPEPLPLIPAKLSMPPMPRGLLARPRLDEWFQRLGDVRLAVLHAPSGFGKTTLACQWAQAFDGRVAWLQLHPGDNDPRQLGRYLLHVIDAQLAHGCARSLLLAEQGGEVFDTLLTHLLAELPAEHDPLLLVLDDFETLNNPEVIAALRFFLRNMPAWLTLLVCSRGLPELGVADLRVKHQLLTVDAPHLAFETDEVEALLNLGLPVTVNREQVERLNRRIGGWPCALQLALQEVQTGRGMDLFLENLQLGHPYIRDYMREQVTGQLGAATLEFLQATCLLERFNAPLANRLTQGSKARDMLEQLERSGLFIQPLDSLRQWYAYHPLFAIFLQGELRTHQPQRMTDLHLRAAEALMAESMPEEAARHAVQAGCPVRVGEVLERHGRQFYRQGRLGLLQQCLETLPDAVIAGSPLFTLLQAWVSQNSYQFDQVERWFKAGEQTLQHSCSEEEWARIVGEFNAVRAQVAMNRGDEQQAIALAREALVREPLIMRTSKVAALSGLAEAHFVQGLLPQAQKQYEEAERRAREIRASHLVVWNLGQLSEIAIAQGYLQKAYSLQERAIQYVEQADLQATPIMEFIYRVRGQVLLEWHHLDAAEQCALQGIQILEDVGDRWLLQCYALLAGIAHARGQQSACADYIGKMQSMLADDNYHVDWLANAHAVMLSYWDSTQDKTAIQQWLLTAPALERGVNHFAQYNGRNHARAYLSLKQADKALPILRQLQIDAEQHGLVMDLNRNHILLAQLHWQREERQQALDHLQLALTLASSTGAIGSFLRIGKLLISMLKALQHERRLDELEAQRADRLIQLAQQQRDFSRAIRITLDEAVIQDIINRPDVPELIRHSPLTRREWQVLSLIHAGQSNEQIAEHLNVAPTTIKTHIRSLYQKLNITHRNEAVQLARSLLSKIQGE; this comes from the coding sequence ATGAACGCCGCAATACCTGAGCCTTTGCCGCTGATACCGGCGAAGCTGAGCATGCCGCCGATGCCACGCGGTTTGCTGGCGCGACCGCGTCTGGATGAGTGGTTCCAACGCCTCGGCGACGTGCGGCTAGCCGTGCTGCATGCGCCCAGCGGATTCGGCAAGACCACGCTCGCCTGCCAGTGGGCGCAGGCGTTCGATGGCCGGGTCGCCTGGCTGCAGCTTCATCCTGGTGACAACGATCCCCGTCAGCTCGGCCGCTATCTGCTGCACGTGATTGATGCGCAGCTGGCGCATGGCTGTGCGCGCAGTTTGCTACTGGCGGAACAGGGCGGCGAGGTGTTCGACACCTTGCTGACCCATCTGCTGGCGGAGCTGCCGGCCGAGCACGATCCGCTGCTGCTGGTGCTGGATGATTTCGAAACACTGAACAACCCCGAGGTCATCGCTGCGCTGCGCTTTTTCCTGCGAAACATGCCGGCGTGGTTGACCCTGCTCGTGTGCAGCCGCGGTTTGCCTGAACTGGGCGTTGCCGACCTGCGTGTGAAGCATCAGTTGTTGACGGTCGATGCGCCGCATCTGGCCTTTGAAACAGATGAGGTGGAGGCGCTGCTTAATCTGGGCCTTCCGGTCACGGTCAACCGCGAGCAGGTTGAGCGCTTGAACCGACGCATCGGCGGCTGGCCTTGCGCGTTGCAACTGGCCCTGCAGGAAGTGCAGACCGGTCGGGGGATGGATCTTTTTCTGGAAAATCTGCAGCTCGGGCATCCCTATATCCGCGATTACATGCGCGAACAGGTGACGGGTCAGTTGGGCGCGGCGACGCTCGAATTTCTCCAGGCGACATGCCTCCTGGAACGCTTCAATGCGCCCTTGGCGAATCGGCTGACTCAGGGCAGCAAAGCGCGCGACATGCTCGAACAGCTTGAGCGCAGTGGTCTCTTCATACAGCCGCTCGACAGCTTGCGGCAGTGGTACGCCTACCATCCGCTGTTCGCGATTTTCCTTCAGGGAGAACTGCGCACTCATCAACCGCAGCGAATGACGGATCTCCATCTGCGCGCGGCCGAAGCGCTGATGGCTGAGAGCATGCCGGAAGAAGCCGCACGGCACGCCGTGCAGGCAGGATGCCCGGTGCGGGTTGGCGAGGTGCTGGAGCGCCATGGACGGCAGTTCTACCGTCAGGGCCGGCTGGGGCTGTTGCAGCAGTGTCTGGAAACGCTTCCGGACGCGGTTATCGCCGGCTCGCCGCTGTTCACCCTGTTGCAGGCGTGGGTCTCGCAGAATTCCTACCAGTTCGACCAGGTCGAGCGTTGGTTCAAGGCGGGTGAGCAGACCTTGCAACACAGCTGCTCAGAAGAGGAGTGGGCGCGCATCGTAGGTGAATTCAATGCCGTGCGCGCGCAGGTGGCGATGAACCGCGGCGACGAGCAGCAGGCGATCGCCCTGGCTCGCGAAGCGCTGGTCCGCGAGCCGTTGATCATGCGCACCTCCAAGGTCGCAGCGCTGTCGGGGCTGGCCGAAGCGCATTTCGTCCAGGGCTTGTTGCCCCAGGCGCAGAAACAGTACGAAGAGGCCGAGCGCCGTGCGCGTGAGATTCGTGCCTCGCATTTGGTGGTCTGGAATCTCGGGCAGCTGTCTGAAATCGCCATCGCGCAGGGCTATCTGCAGAAGGCCTATTCGCTGCAGGAACGAGCGATCCAGTACGTCGAGCAGGCCGACCTTCAGGCTACGCCGATCATGGAATTCATCTACCGGGTACGCGGCCAGGTATTGCTCGAATGGCATCACCTGGACGCCGCCGAGCAGTGCGCGTTGCAGGGCATCCAGATTCTTGAAGACGTGGGCGACCGCTGGCTGTTGCAGTGCTACGCGCTGCTTGCCGGGATTGCCCACGCACGCGGACAACAGAGCGCCTGCGCCGACTACATTGGCAAGATGCAGAGCATGCTCGCCGACGATAACTACCACGTTGATTGGCTCGCCAACGCCCACGCCGTGATGCTCAGCTACTGGGACTCGACCCAGGACAAGACGGCGATTCAGCAGTGGCTGCTCACGGCGCCTGCGCTCGAACGCGGCGTCAATCACTTCGCCCAGTACAACGGTCGCAATCACGCGCGTGCTTACCTGTCGCTGAAACAGGCAGACAAGGCGCTGCCGATCCTTCGGCAGCTGCAGATTGATGCCGAACAGCACGGCCTGGTCATGGACTTGAACCGCAACCATATTCTGCTTGCGCAATTGCACTGGCAGCGCGAGGAGCGTCAACAGGCCCTCGATCATTTGCAGTTAGCACTGACCCTGGCCAGCAGCACGGGTGCCATCGGCAGCTTCCTGAGGATTGGCAAGCTGCTTATCTCGATGCTCAAGGCCTTGCAACACGAGCGTCGGCTCGATGAGCTGGAAGCGCAGCGCGCTGACCGGCTGATCCAGCTGGCGCAACAGCAGCGTGATTTCAGCCGGGCGATCCGCATCACCCTGGACGAAGCGGTGATTCAGGACATCATCAACCGCCCGGACGTGCCCGAACTGATCCGCCATTCGCCGTTGACGCGACGTGAATGGCAGGTGCTCAGCCTGATCCACGCCGGCCAATCCAACGAGCAGATCGCCGAGCACCTGAACGTTGCGCCTACGACGATCAAAACGCACATCCGCAGCCTCTATCAGAAGCTCAACATCACCCATCGCAACGAAGCCGTGCAGCTGGCGCGCAGCCTGCTGAGCAAGATCCAGGGTGAATAG
- a CDS encoding sugar O-acetyltransferase: MSMTEKQKMLAGELYRPGDAELQTDQAAAKAWMVRYNAALGETPAVRRALLMELLGSVGEGAVIRPPFHCDYGYNVHLGNDVFFNFNCVILDVVDVRIGNGTQIGPAVQIYAADHPRGAEERRSGLEFGRPVVIGENVWIGGGAIILPGVTIGDNAVIGAGSVVTRDVAAGTTVVGNPARSR; encoded by the coding sequence ATGTCGATGACCGAAAAACAGAAGATGCTCGCAGGCGAACTCTACCGGCCCGGCGACGCCGAGCTGCAAACCGACCAGGCTGCAGCGAAGGCGTGGATGGTGCGCTACAACGCTGCGCTCGGCGAAACACCAGCGGTGCGCCGTGCTTTGCTCATGGAGCTGTTGGGAAGCGTCGGCGAGGGCGCCGTGATCCGGCCACCGTTTCATTGCGACTATGGCTACAACGTTCACCTGGGTAACGACGTCTTCTTCAACTTCAACTGCGTGATTCTCGACGTGGTCGACGTGCGTATCGGCAATGGCACGCAGATCGGTCCGGCCGTGCAGATCTATGCAGCGGACCACCCACGCGGCGCGGAAGAACGCCGTAGCGGCCTCGAGTTCGGTCGCCCGGTGGTGATTGGCGAAAACGTATGGATCGGCGGTGGCGCGATCATTCTGCCGGGCGTGACCATCGGCGATAACGCGGTGATCGGTGCGGGCAGTGTGGTGACGCGCGATGTAGCGGCGGGAACGACGGTGGTGGGCAATCCGGCGCGTAGTCGCTGA
- a CDS encoding alpha-glucosidase yields the protein MNRNDWWRGGVIYQVYPRSFFDSNGDGVGDLLGVVEKIDYIASLNVDAIWLSPFFTSPMKDFGYDVSDYRGVDPLFGTLDDFKQVIDVAHARGIRILIDQVLNHSSDQHAWFKESRSSRDNEKADWYVWADPKDDGTVPNNWLSVFGGPAWTWDSRRKQYYLHNFLSSQPDLNFHCEAVQQQLLDDMEFWLKLGVDGFRLDAANFYFHDRELRDNPPNHDIREGSIGVRADNPYAFQKHVYDKTQPENLDFLRRIRQLLERYPGSATVAEIGCDHSLRTMAAYTGGSDTLHMAYSFDLLTEQCSPGFLRHTIDCVERELVDGWPCWSIGNHDVVRVMSRWALANQPDLARGRMFMAMLLTMRGSVCLYQGEELGLDEAELQFEQLVDPYGIRFWPEFKGRDGCRTPMPWHDQDQHGGFSREQPWLPLADRHLPMSVAAQEPVPDSMLNIYRRFLAWRQDQRLLIEGSMRTVYHDDALLVYERRLDDEVWVCLFNMGDNARHFDLSAPVEGLDVPSATAVFEGHSVQLPAHGFGFARRLG from the coding sequence ATGAATCGCAATGACTGGTGGCGCGGCGGCGTCATATATCAGGTGTACCCGCGCAGCTTTTTCGACAGCAATGGCGATGGGGTCGGCGATCTGCTCGGTGTGGTCGAGAAGATCGACTACATCGCCAGCCTCAATGTCGATGCCATCTGGCTATCGCCGTTCTTCACCTCGCCGATGAAGGATTTCGGCTACGACGTGTCCGACTATCGCGGCGTCGATCCGCTGTTCGGCACGCTGGATGATTTCAAGCAGGTCATCGATGTCGCCCACGCACGCGGCATCCGAATCCTCATCGATCAGGTGCTCAATCACTCGAGCGATCAACACGCCTGGTTCAAGGAAAGCCGCTCCAGTCGCGACAATGAGAAAGCCGACTGGTACGTGTGGGCCGACCCGAAGGATGACGGCACCGTGCCCAACAACTGGCTTTCCGTTTTCGGCGGCCCGGCCTGGACCTGGGACAGCCGGCGCAAGCAGTACTACCTGCACAACTTCCTCTCCAGCCAGCCGGATCTCAATTTTCATTGCGAGGCGGTGCAGCAGCAATTGCTCGACGATATGGAGTTCTGGCTGAAGCTCGGCGTCGACGGCTTCCGGCTTGATGCCGCGAACTTCTACTTCCATGACCGCGAGCTGCGTGACAACCCGCCGAACCACGATATCCGCGAGGGCAGCATCGGCGTGCGCGCCGACAACCCCTATGCCTTCCAGAAGCATGTGTACGACAAGACGCAGCCGGAGAACCTCGACTTCCTGCGGCGCATTCGCCAGTTGCTCGAGCGCTATCCAGGCAGTGCCACCGTTGCGGAAATTGGCTGCGATCATTCGTTGCGCACCATGGCCGCGTACACGGGCGGTAGCGATACGCTGCACATGGCGTACTCCTTCGATCTGCTGACCGAGCAGTGCAGCCCAGGATTTCTGCGCCACACCATCGATTGCGTGGAGCGCGAGCTGGTGGATGGCTGGCCGTGCTGGTCCATCGGCAACCATGATGTGGTGCGGGTCATGAGTCGCTGGGCGCTGGCCAACCAGCCGGATCTGGCCCGCGGCCGCATGTTCATGGCGATGCTGCTGACCATGCGTGGCAGCGTGTGCCTCTATCAAGGCGAAGAGCTGGGGCTGGATGAAGCCGAGCTGCAGTTTGAACAGCTGGTCGACCCCTACGGCATTCGCTTCTGGCCCGAATTCAAGGGTCGCGACGGTTGCCGGACGCCGATGCCCTGGCATGACCAGGACCAGCACGGTGGTTTCAGCCGCGAGCAGCCCTGGTTGCCGCTGGCCGATCGGCATCTGCCGATGTCGGTGGCCGCCCAGGAGCCGGTTCCAGATTCGATGCTCAACATCTACCGCCGGTTTCTCGCTTGGCGTCAGGACCAGCGCCTGTTGATCGAAGGCAGTATGCGTACCGTCTACCATGACGACGCGCTATTAGTGTACGAGCGCCGCCTGGATGACGAGGTCTGGGTGTGCCTGTTCAATATGGGCGACAATGCGCGGCACTTTGATCTGTCTGCACCGGTCGAAGGGCTCGATGTGCCCTCGGCGACTGCGGTCTTCGAGGGCCACAGCGTACAGCTGCCCGCTCATGGTTTCGGATTCGCTCGTCGGCTCGGGTAA